Proteins encoded by one window of Dromaius novaehollandiae isolate bDroNov1 unplaced genomic scaffold, bDroNov1.hap1 HAP1_SCAFFOLD_30, whole genome shotgun sequence:
- the LOC112984260 gene encoding T-cell activation Rho GTPase-activating protein-like has translation MSVGKGAPTAQGSSCAEPRDLLSLAVAVSTDAGSCRAVLAASAAGGSRGSGCQAAWGWLAAERAARAGGDRALPVPFPVHRQSPGAPGARLTRLPSLRLLTKVIGFYGPEMSLTAATVETLISVEADAKKGPRLDPSDGEEALGHLAAEGAKARRQVISWPLARRGTPASRACPVPGQLASGPRAALFGQPLAALCGQDGGLPQPVQELLAILYEKGPATEGIFRKAASEKARKELKEVLNQGKSADLDSRPVHLLAVVLKDFLRDIPSKLLADSLYEEWMQALEKPSQQDKIDKLKEVADSLPTANLLLLQRLLAVLHHISENVETSKMDTSNLAICVGPNMLSPCTDNVLTLAELKERNDKVTALVAFLIDNCRAIFGEDITLPFSPSAQESPEHTNSSTGHPGAPQHDGSACNSAEPQAEGSTPVLELEQPKGRSSSLRRPYPTCVSAPSLSNFTSGISSMDRCFSEPDLSCHDRLEGWAREQEASEREGKLPGQQ, from the exons ATGTCGGTGGGGAAAGGTGCccccactgcccagggcagctccTGCGCAGAGCCGCGTGACTTGCTCAGCCTCGCGGTTGCAGTCAGCACCGACGCCGGGAGCTGCAGAGCGGTGCTGGCAGCCAGCGCTGCGGGAGGCTCTCGGGGGTCGGGCTgccaggcagcgtggggctggctggcagcagagagagcagcgagggctgggggTGACAGAGCTCTTCCCGTGCCCTTCCCTGTGCacaggcagagcccaggagccccaggagccAGGCTCACCCGACTGCCCTCCCTGCGGCTCCTCACCAAGGTCATTGGCTTCTACGGTCCC gaGATGTCACTGACAGCGGCGACCGTGGAGACGCTGATTTCGGTAGAG GCTGACGCCAAGAAAGGCCCCCGCTTGGACCCTTCCGACGGCGAAGAGGCACTTGGCCACTTGGCTG CAGAGGGAGCGAAGGCAAGAAGGCAGGTGATCTCCTGGCCACTTGCTCGGCGAGGAACCCCTGCCAGCAGGGCCTGCCCTGTCCCAGGGCAGCTCGCCTCTGGCCCCAGGGCGGCTCTCTTTGGCCAGCCTCTGGCAGCTCTCTGCGGGCAAGACGggggcctgccccagccagtccag gagctcctggCTATACTGTATGAGAAAGGGCCTGCCACCGAGGGCATCTTCAGGAAGGCGGCGAGCGAGAAGGCCCGCAAGGAGCTGAAGGAGGTCCTAAACCAGGGCAAGAGCGCTGACCTGGACAGCAGACCCGTGCACCTCCTGGCAGTGGTGCTGAAG gacttTCTTCGGGATATCCCCTCCAAACTCCTCGCGGACAGCCTCTACGAGGAGTGGATGCAAGCGCTGGAGAAGCCAAGCCAGCAGGACAAAATTGACAAGCTGAAGGA GGTGGCCGACAGCCTGCCCACAGCaaacctcctgctgctgcagcgctTGCTCGCTGTGCTGCATCACATCAGCGAAAACGTGGAGACCAGCAAGATGGACACCAGCAACCTTGCGATCTGCGTGGGGCCAAATATGCTGAGCCCCTGCACGGACAACGTGCTCACGCTGGCAGAGCTGAAGGAGAGGAACGACAAG GTGACAGCCCTGGTGGCGTTCCTAATAGACAACTGCCGAGCAATATTTGGGGAGGACATCACCTTGCCCTTCAGTCCCTCGGCCCAGGAGTCACCGGAGCACACCAACAGCTCCACAG GACACCCAGGGGCTCCTCAGCATGACGGTTCTGCCTGCAACAGCGCGGAGCCGCAAGCTGAAGGCAGCACCCCCGTGTTGGAGCTGGAGCAGcccaagggcaggagcagcagtctCCGCAGGCCCTATCCTACCTGCGTCTCTGCCCCTTCCCTGAGCAATTTCACCAGTGGCATCAGCAGCATGGACAGGTGCTTCTCAGAACCAGACCTGTCCTGCCACGACCGCCTGGAAGGCTGGGCAAGGGAGCAGGAGGCCAGCGAGAGGGAGGGCAAACTGCCAGGGCAGCAGTAA